The nucleotide window GGACTTCGGTATCAAGGTGTTGGAAACGTAGGGCTAGAGAGGTGGGTGCTACTGGAGAGAATGTGGGTGTGACTGTTGGTGAGCATGGGGCAGTAAAACGCAAAGAAGTTGGTAAGTTGGATGATCAAGCTAAAAGATTGAAGATGGTAGAGGAGTCTTATTCTCATGCAGGTTTGGCGGAGATGGTTATCCCACCCCGCAGCTCATTATGCAAATCCTAGCCTGGAACTGTCGAGGGTTGGGGAATCCTCGCGCAGTTCATGCGTTGAATAACCTGGTTCAACGGTTAAATCCccaaattatgtttcttttGGAGACACATTTAGATGTTAAAAGGATGGTAGCTGTTGCTCAAAAATTGGGTTTTCCTGATTGTGTTGCAGTTGGTTTTTTGGGGGATAATATTGGTTCTGCTCTGTTATGGTGTGTGGAGATAGATGTAAATCTAATGAGTTTCTCAAAAACTCATATCGATTGTTCTATTCAGGAGGTGGGGAAGGGTTACGTGTAGCGTTTGACTGGGTTTTATGGTGATCCGATACCAAGTCAAAGAGTAAATTCATGGAATCTATTTTGCCACCTTCGAGGCTATTCATCTTTACCATGGCTGGTTCTGGGGGATTTTAATGAAATTCTTGACCAATCTAAGAAAATAGGAGGAAGGTTGCGAAGTGACGGAGCTATGGATAATTTTCAGTCTTGTTTGGATGATTGTCATTTGTTTGATCTGGGTTACTAGGGCAGAAAATACACATGGTGTAATAATAGACAAATAGGGAGGATTTATGAGCGGTTGGATCGGGCAGTAGCGAATGATCAATGGAGGAAGTAAACCAGCTGAATTCTGAAATAAATGAATTGTTGCTTCGTTAAGAAATTATGTGGAAGCAACGATCTCGAGTGGATTGGCTACAACATGGTGATCgtaatacaaaatattttcaCAAAAATGCATGCCAGCACAGATAAAAGAACCGAATTGATGGAATTGAGAATGAGATAGGAGATTGGGTCCAGGATGAAGAAAGGATTGTACcggtgatttttaattttttaaaaatcttttcACTTCCGATAACCCAATTGATGATGGATTTGATATTCCGGAGCTTCATGGTTTGGTTTCCCCGAGAATGAATGAAATGTTGCTATTGACGCCAACAGAGGATGAAATACAACAAGCGTTGTTCCAAATGCAGCCTACAAAGGCCCAAGGTCCAAATGGTATGCCTCCTTTATTTTTCCAACGATATTGGGATCTTGTAAAGAATGATGTTATTCAATTGGTACAAGATTCTTTTTAGCATGGAAGGATGCAGGAACATGTCAATGATACTTGTATATGCCTTATTCCATATCTGGACTCAGTAGGAATTGAACCCATGAATTTTAACGAGAGAGGATTCCCTCCTAATTAATTAGTGTAAGAGTTTTAAGTCCTAAATGAAATCAAAGTTGCAATATTATTTGATACATTATTGAGTCACCACTACAAGAAATACTCCTATTCTGCAACAATTTCGTAGCAACATTTATATACATGTTGCAAATTAGTTTATTTGCGACGTTTACACAGAATGTTGTACAAAATATCACGATTTCACAACGTTTATTACTAATTGTTGCCGGATAGCGCATTTTGCAATTGTTAGTAGCAACTGTTGCTATAGAGTCGAAAGTTTTGCAACATTCATTTATATCGTTgctaaagaaaaatcaattgcAATAGTTAATTTATGTGTTGCCGATGGATGTGGTCTTTTGCAACAGTTTTTAAGATAGTGTTGCGTTATGTTAAGTTATGGCAACAATTAATATAACTGTTGCTAAATACATCATATGATTTGAAACGATATATATGAAACTATTGCAAAAGAAAGAGTTTAATTACAAATATATTGTTCAAATTGAATGTGGACGGAGCGATCTTTGTTTCCGAGAATGTTGCGGGGGGGTGGGAGAGCAGTGTTCGACTAGGGGGATGAAGCTGGCTGGGCGGGTGTTAGTGTCAGCTAGCAAGAGAGAAAGAGCGGTGGGCATATGCTGACAATATTGAAGCTTTGGCTATTTTCTCCGGGATTCCCAAATGTTGTGGTTGAGGGAGATTCTTGGTACAAGGACAATTGAGATGctcaaattaaatctaccaTGGGTCTAAATTGTCTAGTCAAGGCAATATGTTTAGCTTTCCACTCCATCTCCTTCCATATCATGTTGGTAGTTAGGGAGGGCAATTGTGTTGCTCACAATCTTGCTAGGTTTGCTCGTAATGTACTAGATATTTACATGACCTCATGAAGTAgacctgcatatatatatactagtattatttattttttaaatttcaaaaaatcagtACTAAATTAGAATATTagtattaaattaataattaattaaataatattatcTAGAGTGTAATGTTtgctttttaaatatatttaatgtaGTTTGAAATAAAAAGCATTAAACCCACAAAACTACGTAGTTTTGGCTTTATGTTTAAGTCAAAGTAGTGGACCACTTCACCCTAAATTCTTTGAAGTTGAAACTCTTAAACTTCTGAACCCACTAAGTCTCGCTTTATCAGTTTGCCGCTTTCTAGGTAATGCCGCGCTCCTCATTTTCTCTTTCCCCGCACAGCCGTGAATCTTCTGCCGACCGGACCTCTTCCTCACGCTTCTATTTTCGTCATTTAAGGTATGTCATTCTTCCTTTTCAGATGGTGTATTTGATTGTAACTAATGTGGTCTTTTACTCtcccaaaaaaattacaaaattccAAATATATTGTTCAATTTTGTTATTTGGTTTATGCGTTACTTTTTGGCTTCCCTCAAGTCTCGAGTGTAATGTATTTCTTATGCAGTAAATGTAAGATGTCAAGTTGCCATTTCTCGTCTTGATTTGGGTGATTGTGTACTCATTACATAACAGTCTTatttagtgatttttttttgtaatttttttgctTTGTCTTTCTCTAAATCTTTAATTATTTAAGGTACTTTTACGTATGGATAAAAGTTGGCTGCACTGTGATAGAACTGGAGAAGCATACAGAAAAGGAGTTAGACAATTCCTTGATTTTGCATTTGCTAATGCAGCTCAAGGAGGACAAATTTTGTGCCCTTGTGTAAACTGCAATAATTGTGTGTGGAAAAATCGAAATGATGTATATAAAGATATGATCGTCAAAGGTATTGATCCGACATACGATGATTGGCGTTACCATGGAGAGTGTTTCTCATCTTCTGATGCTGAATTTACTAAATCAGGGGAGGACATGCCATATTTGGGTGACGATATTGAAAGAATGTTGTACGATACACATCCGTATATTTTAGAACATCTTGAGGGTGGTGATCACATAGACAATGATAACGTTCCTGAAGAGATTCATGATACTGATATGGAGAGGTTACAACAATTGTTAGAGGATTGCAAACAGGAACTATATCCAGGAGCGCCATTGAGCAAACTTAATTTTATTGTGAGAATGTTTCTAGCAAAGTGTCTTCATGGAGTGACCAATGCGGGTTTTACAGCATTCTTAGAGATTTTGAATTTATCATTCCCAGAGGTGAAGACAATtccaaaaaattttaatgaaacTCGAAGTATTATGCGAGGATTAGGACTTGGGTATAACAAAATTGATGTCTGCAAAAATGATTGTATGTTGTTCTGGAAGGAAAATGTGGATGCAGAATTTTGTCATACTTGTGGTGCTTCTAGATGGGTGACAAATGATGACATTAATTCCGAGAATGGTATTTACAGAAACAAAAGTTCTACAATATCTGAACAAGGTACATCCcctattgggaaaaaaattccTCATAAAGTATTGCGCCATTTTCCCTTGCAAACAAGGATCCAACGTCTGTTTATGTGTTCAAAAACAGCTACGTCTATGAGATGGCATGAAGGTCGCACAAAAGATGGTAAGTTAAGACATCCAGCAGATTCAGAATCTTGGAGTGCTTTAGATTCTTTTGATCCTAATTTTGCATCTGACTCTCGCAACGTAAGGCTTGGGTTGGCTAGTGATGGCTTTAACCCATTCAGAACAATGAGTATATCATATAGCATGTGGCCGGTTGTTTTGATTCCATATAACTTACCTCCTTGGATGTGCATGAAGCCACCAAATTTTATAATGTCCCTTCTAATTCCTGGAAAAGAGTCTCCAGGAAACAATATTGATGTATATTTGCAACCATTGATAGACGAGTTGAAAGAGTTATGGGATGTTGGCATAAAGACATATGATGCCTCAAAATGTGCCTACTTTCAAATGCGTGCTGCTTTATTATGGACAATTAATGATTTTCCTGCTTATGCAATGTTATCTGGATGGAGCACAAAAGGAAGGTTAGCGTGTCCTGTCTGTTGCTATAGCACTAAATCAATTTATCTGAAAAATAGCAGAAAATTTTGCTATCCAGGACATCGTAGGTTTGTACATTCAGAACACGAATGGCGCTTTGATACAAGATCTTTCTATGATGGGAAAGAACTAGATCCTCCACCAGCTTTGTTATCTGGATCAGATATTTTACAGCATTTGGTTGGCATGGAAAATAAGTTTGGGAAGACAGTgacaaagaaaagagagagagagaataatccatggaagaagaaaagcatattttttgagttaccataTT belongs to Tripterygium wilfordii isolate XIE 37 chromosome 2, ASM1340144v1, whole genome shotgun sequence and includes:
- the LOC120009878 gene encoding uncharacterized protein LOC120009878, coding for MNEMLLLTPTEDEIQQALFQMQPTKAQGPNGMPPLFFQRYWDLVKNDVIQLVLLRMDKSWLHCDRTGEAYRKGVRQFLDFAFANAAQGGQILCPCVNCNNCVWKNRNDVYKDMIVKGIDPTYDDWRYHGECFSSSDAEFTKSGEDMPYLGDDIERMLYDTHPYILEHLEGGDHIDNDNVPEEIHDTDMERLQQLLEDCKQELYPGAPLSKLNFIVRMFLAKCLHGVTNAGFTAFLEILNLSFPEVKTIPKNFNETRSIMRGLGLGYNKIDVCKNDCMLFWKENVDAEFCHTCGASRWVTNDDINSENGIYRNKSSTISEQGTSPIGKKIPHKVLRHFPLQTRIQRLFMCSKTATSMRWHEGRTKDGKLRHPADSESWSALDSFDPNFASDSRNVRLGLASDGFNPFRTMSISYSMWPVVLIPYNLPPWMCMKPPNFIMSLLIPGKESPGNNIDVYLQPLIDELKELWDVGIKTYDASKCAYFQMRAALLWTINDFPAYAMLSGWSTKGRLACPVCCYSTKSIYLKNSRKFCYPGHRRFVHSEHEWRFDTRSFYDGKELDPPPALLSGSDILQHLVGMENKFGKTKNVCDNVLGTLLDMQGKSKDHLKGRRDLEEIGVRHELHPTESESNKIYLPPASFSMGVKEKNNFCKVLKGVRIPDGYASNISRCVQLMGHKIFGLKSHDCHFILHYLIQIAVRRALPRNVAEPLIKLGDFFRCLCAKVIDLDELDKLESEIAETLCRLEIIFPPSFFDIMMHLPIHLAHEVRVGGPVQFRWMYPIERYLGVLKSYVRNRSRPEGSIAEGYIAEECLTFCSRYLNEEADTRFNRPSRNFDNVNNEIQGSSAVTRLGRPLGNGEMFTLTETTWIQAHRYVLFNNDTINPYREEHREIMESQRHRNRSREWDTAFGHSKEFHEWFEVRVREEQVSEEIKWLSRGPNYAGRRFKGYIINGFRFRTLDRDMGKKTQNCGVCVTASTPSFASNKDQNPIVADITYYGVVKEIIEIDYYGYQSFVLFECDWFYWKNDEFNLPMINSKKLIYKSDPFVIATQVHQVFYVQDPVQPDWYSVIKVLPRDNYDLHDESHTCDTDTDWLGESSRSILDDTMIAGEENA